The sequence GTAAAGGAGAAGGCATCATGAAGGCCTGTTGGCAAGCGCTCGTCGGGGTAATTGTGACAGTGTTGTGTAGTCTATCAGGATGCATCGACCCGCCAACCTCTCCCTACGTAGATGTACGAGACACTGTGACAAGGATCGACGAACTGCGACCGGTGGCCGAGCAAGGAAGCGCCGAAGAGCAGTACCATCTTGGCCTGCAGTACGAAAAAGCAAGGCCGCGGGACCATCGAGAAGCCGTCCGTTGGTATCGTATGGCCGCGATGCAGCGGCATGCAGGCGCCTTCTACAGACTCTGCGCCCTATCGGACATAGGACGAGGCATACCCCAAGACTATCAAGAAGCGCTCCGGTGGTGCCGTCTGGCCGCAGACCATCGACATGGGGCAGCCATGTTTCTGATCGCAACGTATTATGAGAAAGCTCGAGGTGTTCCAAAGGACGTGGTTCAAGCCTACCAGTGGTATAACTTGGCTGCGGCCAATGGGTATGAGGACGGCGCCAAATGGCGAGACCGTCTTGCCCGTGATATGACGCCAACTCAAATCGCACAAGCTCAATTTCTTGCGCGAAATTGGAAGCCGAAAGGCGAAGAGCCATCGCAGGAGCACGAGGCCCCCGATTCCTTCCAACCTGAATAGCATGCTGGGCCGAAGATTCTCAGTGCGCGCGTCTCTCGGCAATCTGTCCGCGTGCATGCCTGAACACCAACGCTGGCTTTACACAACACCGGTCCGTCATCAAAACTTCGTTCTTGAACTCACTCCCTTAGCCTGAGTAGGATGATGGGCCAGCAGGTATCAACTTCTTTACTCTCTAGAAAAATGGTTCAGCGGCAGCTGCCCTACATGTTTATGATCCTCGTAGGGCTGCTTGTGATGCTGCCACTCACTTCAGGCTGTACGGCTCCCCCCCCTGCTCCCACTTCTCAACCGCTCATCGGTGGACAAGAGGTAAGCGAGATACTCAAACGCGCGGAGGCCGGCAACCCCGATGCTCAAAACCGAATAGGCGTGCTCTATAGCGAAGGGCGGGGCCTCCCACAAAATTACCTTGAAGCGAAGGATTGGTTCAAAAAAGCGGCTGATCAGGGCCATGCGGATGCTCAAGTCAACCTCGGTACGCTTTATTCTCTGGGACAGGGCGCGCCCTACAGCGATCACATGGCCTTGTTCTGGTTTCAGAAGGCCGCAGAACAGCGAAATGCGCTGGCTTTTGCGAAGCTCGGCATGATGTATGAGCGTGGGCGTGGTGTACCGCAAAGCCTCGTTGATGCACACATGTGGTACAACCTCTCCGCGGCCTACGGTGAAACTCGTGCCGCCGAGGCTCGGAATGCGGTGGCAACTCGCATGACTGCCCCGCAGATTGCTGACGCGGAAGAACGGGCGAAACAATGGAATCCTAAACAACGATGACAATCTGGGTCGGAGAGACCAGCACCTTCTCCGAGTTGCGGAAATTTGGCAGGACTAAAAAATTCCGGCTTGCTTCTGAAGCCAGCGTACGTATTGCACAATCCGATCCACGTCCTCAGGCGTGACGGCAGCAATCTTCGGCATGTCCCCGAACTGCCAATGATGGGCTTTTACCCCATTGGCAGCGGCTCGCTGGAACGCCGCGTCGCCATGATGATTCGGCTCATAGACTTTGTGAACCAACGGTGGGCCTTGAGCGGTTCCGATTCCACCGATGCCGTGACACATTGAACAGTTCGTGTTGAATTTCTGCTCGCCGTCACGTACCTCGGCTGGAGCAGAAGCCACCGTTCCGGTCGCCTTTGGTTCAACCCCGTTCTGGCTACAGGCCTGCATCGCACCGAGCAGCATGACAAGGAGGCCAACCCGCAGCAGTTGTGATGACTTCATAGCGCGAAACCGTACAGTAAAAGAGATCGTGTTTCTCAACATACCGCATACTGGATCGGATCTACAACTCCCGCCTCTCTAAACCCTTGTCTCCGAATGAGACAACTATCACAGTGACCACAGGCGACCGTCCCAATGGGGTCATAACAACTATGCGTGAGATGAAAGGGGGCGTTCAGCGTCAGACCCAGCCGAATGATGTCCACCTTACTTAAGTGCAGTAACGGTGTCCGTATCGTAATCTGTTTCCCTGTCATACCTGCCTTCGTTCCGAGTCGAAGCACCGCTTCGACCGCTTCTATGAACTCCTGGCGGCAGTCAGGATATCCGGAATAGTCGACCACATTCGCTCCGAAATAAATGACCGAGGCATCGACCACTTCTGCCTGTGCAGCAGCCAGCGACAGAAAGATCAAATTTCGACTTGGCACGTAGGTGAGAGGGATATCCTGGCACCGCTCGGATCCACTCCGATCCTTCGGCACCGGCAGCGTGTCGGTGAGTGCCGATCCGCCGATGGCCCGCAGATCAACGCGTACTACGACATGTCGTTCAGCGTCCAGAACTTCCGCGACTTGCTTGGCACGTTGAATCTCTACAGCGTGGCGTTGTTGGTAATCGATCGTCAACAGAGTGAGTGTGTATCCATCCCGCCGCGCAACAGCCGCTGCGACAGTGGAATCCAGACCTCCACTGGCAAGAACCACCGCCCGCTCGGAGATGTGCCCATCCATGCAGGAAAGGATTCGAAGCAGAATACCGTGAGGCGACCTGCCTTAGCGCTAGTCGCGATCTTCCTCTCGTTCGATTTTCTCCAGTAACTCAGCGCGAGATTGACATTCCACGCAAAGTTTGGCGAAGGGAACGGCTTGGAGGCGTTTTTCACTGATTTCGATTCCGCACTCAGCACACACTCCATAGGTGCCTTCGTGTAAACGCATCAACGCTTCATCAATCGACTGTCGCCGACGGTTACGCATTTCCATCAAGGAAATTCCCAGCTCACGCTCCAGGTCCATCAAGGCTTGATCGCCGACATCGCGCGCTGATTCCAAGCGCCGCTGCTGGTCTTCGGTTAGGGATTGCCCAAGACTGTCTTCGATCTCCTTAATGATTTCCTGGCGTTTACCGAGCAACATCTTATGGAGCAATTCTTGCCGCCGTTCCCGTGCCTCCCGCTCTTTAGGAGTTTCCTTTGGACGCAGAGGAGCATCAACTTCAACTTCGGGGGCCGTCTTAGCGACTGTCGCTGTGCCCGCGGCGATCGGCTGTGGTTTCTTAGTGGTAGGCGCTGCCGACTTCAATTTCACTTCAGCTTTTTTCTTGCCCTGCGTTTTCGTCGCCATAAAGGTCCACTCCGAAAATAGATGGTTGTGGCCGAGTCAAAAAGTCCGGCTTCTATAGCACGGCCTCTCCTCCGAGAACAAGAGCCGAGTGGAAGACCGGAAGAAACGCTTAGGGATACGTGATGGTCGAATGAACGTCATACCCGGCAAGCTTCTCACGTCCGTTTAAGCTTTTCAGCTCGACTAGAAAGTCAAGTCCAACGATCGTGCCGCCCAGTTGACGAACTAGGTTGACCGTCGCTTCGGCTGTTCCCCCGGTAGCAAGGAGATCGTCGACGATCAGGACATGTTCTCCAATCTCGATTGCATCACGATGCACGGTGAGGCTGTTGTGACCGTATTCGAGGCTGTATTTAACTTCATAACAATCGGCCGGAAGTTTTCCAGGCCTGCGAACCGGAACAAATCCGGATCCTAGGCGCGCCGCAAGGATCCCGCCAAAAATAAACCCGCGGGATTCGATACCAACGACCTTCGTAATTCCTCGATTTTGATACCGAGTCGTCAATTGGTCGGCAAGGCTTTGAACGGCTGCGGGGTTCTTCAACAGAGTAGTGATGTCGTAAAACAGAATGCCAGGCTTCGGAAAGTCCGGCACTTCTCGAATAAGCGCTTGATAGTTAACTGCGGTCACGAGAGTTAGAGCAGATCCGCCTGTGTCATTGTTTTTCGCTCGATGGTGTTCCGAAGCCGAACTAACGCCGCCATCTCGATCTGCCGGACCCGTTCACGTGTTAATCCCATGGTACGGCCGATCTCTTCCAACGTCTTTGCTTCATCTCCATCGAGCCCGAACCGTGACACAATAACAGTTTGCTCTTTCTCAGGCAACTCCCTCACCCACTTCATGAGTTTCGCCCGTCTTCGCACACCATCAGCCGTCTCGTCCGGCGAGAGCCCGGTCGGATCTTCGATCACATCGCGAAGAAACGTATCAGTCCGGTCATTGAGGGGACTGTCAAGCGAACAAGTGGTACGTACCAACTGCTTCAAGTCCAAGACTTCGTCTTCAGAGGTCTTCATCTTGGCGGCCACTTCCACTGCTCTCGGCTCCCGCCCAAGTTCTTGAACCAACTGTTCAACACGATTCAAATACCGATTGAGACGCTCTACCACATGCACCGGTAAACGCACCAGCTTCCCCTGATTAATAATAGCTCGTTCAATGTACTGTCTAATCCACCAGGAGGCATAGGTGCTGAAACGAAACCCTCGTTTATAATTGAATTTTTCGACGGCTTTAATCAGACCCAAGTTCCCTTCTTCCACGATGTCGGAAAAGGGAAATCCTCGATGCATATACCGTTTCCCGATGCTGATCACGAGCCGCAGATTGGATTCGATCATCTGCTGACGGGCTTGCTCATCACCCGCCATCACCCGCTTCCCAAGCTGTTGCTCTTGTTTGAACGTCAAAAGCGTCGATCGACGCACCTCACGAAGGTAACTTTTCAGTGTATCAAGTCCTTCTGATCGGTTGGTCTCGCGCTCTCCCTGATCCGCAGTGTCGGTGGACTCCGAGGCCCCCATGTCGTCGACGGTCTGTCTCCGAGCCTCACTCATATCAGACCCTTCGTCATGCTGCGACTCATGGCTTATTGTTCTCTAATACCAAACGCTGAAGGTTGAATATCGTCCGCCTGCCAGACTCCACTCTGTCTCAATCTCTGTGACTCGTCCGG is a genomic window of Candidatus Nitrospira kreftii containing:
- a CDS encoding putative Beta-lactamase — encoded protein: MGQQVSTSLLSRKMVQRQLPYMFMILVGLLVMLPLTSGCTAPPPAPTSQPLIGGQEVSEILKRAEAGNPDAQNRIGVLYSEGRGLPQNYLEAKDWFKKAADQGHADAQVNLGTLYSLGQGAPYSDHMALFWFQKAAEQRNALAFAKLGMMYERGRGVPQSLVDAHMWYNLSAAYGETRAAEARNAVATRMTAPQIADAEERAKQWNPKQR
- a CDS encoding hypothetical protein (conserved protein of unknown function), with translation MATKTQGKKKAEVKLKSAAPTTKKPQPIAAGTATVAKTAPEVEVDAPLRPKETPKEREARERRQELLHKMLLGKRQEIIKEIEDSLGQSLTEDQQRRLESARDVGDQALMDLERELGISLMEMRNRRRQSIDEALMRLHEGTYGVCAECGIEISEKRLQAVPFAKLCVECQSRAELLEKIEREEDRD
- a CDS encoding RNA polymerase sigma factor, encoding MSEARRQTVDDMGASESTDTADQGERETNRSEGLDTLKSYLREVRRSTLLTFKQEQQLGKRVMAGDEQARQQMIESNLRLVISIGKRYMHRGFPFSDIVEEGNLGLIKAVEKFNYKRGFRFSTYASWWIRQYIERAIINQGKLVRLPVHVVERLNRYLNRVEQLVQELGREPRAVEVAAKMKTSEDEVLDLKQLVRTTCSLDSPLNDRTDTFLRDVIEDPTGLSPDETADGVRRRAKLMKWVRELPEKEQTVIVSRFGLDGDEAKTLEEIGRTMGLTRERVRQIEMAALVRLRNTIERKTMTQADLL
- a CDS encoding hypothetical protein (conserved exported protein of unknown function): MKSSQLLRVGLLVMLLGAMQACSQNGVEPKATGTVASAPAEVRDGEQKFNTNCSMCHGIGGIGTAQGPPLVHKVYEPNHHGDAAFQRAAANGVKAHHWQFGDMPKIAAVTPEDVDRIVQYVRWLQKQAGIF
- a CDS encoding 7-cyano-7-deazaguanine synthase, translated to MDGHISERAVVLASGGLDSTVAAAVARRDGYTLTLLTIDYQQRHAVEIQRAKQVAEVLDAERHVVVRVDLRAIGGSALTDTLPVPKDRSGSERCQDIPLTYVPSRNLIFLSLAAAQAEVVDASVIYFGANVVDYSGYPDCRQEFIEAVEAVLRLGTKAGMTGKQITIRTPLLHLSKVDIIRLGLTLNAPFHLTHSCYDPIGTVACGHCDSCLIRRQGFREAGVVDPIQYAVC
- a CDS encoding hypothetical protein (conserved protein of unknown function), translated to MKACWQALVGVIVTVLCSLSGCIDPPTSPYVDVRDTVTRIDELRPVAEQGSAEEQYHLGLQYEKARPRDHREAVRWYRMAAMQRHAGAFYRLCALSDIGRGIPQDYQEALRWCRLAADHRHGAAMFLIATYYEKARGVPKDVVQAYQWYNLAAANGYEDGAKWRDRLARDMTPTQIAQAQFLARNWKPKGEEPSQEHEAPDSFQPE
- a CDS encoding adenine phosphoribosyltransferase, which gives rise to MTAVNYQALIREVPDFPKPGILFYDITTLLKNPAAVQSLADQLTTRYQNRGITKVVGIESRGFIFGGILAARLGSGFVPVRRPGKLPADCYEVKYSLEYGHNSLTVHRDAIEIGEHVLIVDDLLATGGTAEATVNLVRQLGGTIVGLDFLVELKSLNGREKLAGYDVHSTITYP